Proteins co-encoded in one Brassica oleracea var. oleracea cultivar TO1000 chromosome C4, BOL, whole genome shotgun sequence genomic window:
- the LOC106341679 gene encoding jacalin-related lectin 34-like: MAHSRFLNLVLVFMTVASIFSTFAEANRAFGWGWGGGSNYSSSSGSSWGSGWGWGSSRNSSGWGWGAGTNYSSGSGSIPGSGWGWSWGTGFNQSSGSGSSPGWGWGWGPMNGQNSGSGSSGSGWGPKNTNSSGSGSSGSGWGWGGHSEEVYNATYNEPRKIIVGGDKEWTYGFNYSDWASKTAPFFVNDILVFKYNPPAPFTPTVYLFSNPSSYEKCDVKKGNMIASPKQGTGNGFELVLTKMKPYYISCGEHDGAHCSNGTMKFTVMPILPRW, translated from the exons ATGGCACACTCTCGTTTTCTAAACCTTGTTTTAGTCTTTATGACCGTTGCCTCCATATTCTCTACATTTGCTGAGGCCAATAGGGCATTTGGATGGGGTTGGGGTGGTGGCTCAAATTATTCAAGCAGTTCAGGTTCAAGCTGGGGCTCTGGATGGGGTTGGGGCTCTAGCCGGAACAGCTCAGGATGGGGTTGGGGTGCGGGCACCAACTATTCAAGTGGTTCAGGTTCAATCCCCGGTTCGGGATGGGGTTGGAGTTGGGGTACGGGCTTCAACCAATCAAGTGGTTCAGGTTCAAGTCCAGGATGGGGTTGGGGCTGGGGTCCTATGAACGGACAAAACTCAGGATCTGGCAGCTCGGGGTCTGGTTGGGGTCCTAAGAATACAAACAGCTCGGGATCTGGCAGCTCCGGTTCTGGCTGGGGCTGGGGAGGTCACTCAGAAGAAGTCTATAACGCCACCTACAATGAACCTAGGAAGATCATAGTCGGAGGAGATAAAGAGTGGACTTATGGTTTCAATTACTCCGACTGGGCTTCTAAGACTGCTCCCTTCTTTGTCAATGACATACTTG TGTTCAAATACAATCCACCAGCACCATTCACGCCCACCGTCTACTTGTTTTCTAACCCATCGAGCTACGAAAAATGCGATGTGAAGAAAGGAAATATGATAGCATCACCGAAGCAAGGTACTGGGAATGGTTTTGAGCTTGTTCTTACAAAAATGAAGCCTTACTATATTTCATGTGGCGAGCATGACGGTGCTCACTGCAGCAATGGCACCATGAAGTTCACCGTCATGCCTATCCTCCCCCGTTGGTAA